The DNA segment AGTAAATTATAAGTTATTTAATAATTACACTCttgatattataataaatagtcATTATTATATagtaatatatgtatatatatatatataaataatgaaatttttattaaaaagtttaagagatcaaaataataaaaatgaaatgtacaataattaataaaaattgaagatattatattatttttatatattaaaatgaaaaatatataaattaaaattattaataaacaaATATATTAGCACAGACAATTCTCTAATTTTAATCCAAATTAGAcatcaatttttattattttttctctaGCAGAATATAGAGATTGTCTTTTGATTTACTAGAAACAAAAGAAGAATCAGTAGCGAGGGATTCTTATTTATACAAATGGTACTTCAAAATTTTCCTTAGTTTTAATCCAAATTAGACATCAATTCCTATCTTTAATTTCAatcaatttgaatttaattaattttgagtaTTTAAATTCTAAACTATCTCCAATATAATCAAAGACAATAAACTCAGGAAAATTCTTACCTAAACTCAAAGTATTTTCTATGATTATTTTGATTTAAACTTACTTTCTTAATGATAGTAATTAACAAAGTAAAATTTGCTTTGTAAAAAACAAATTTACCATAAAAAAAATCTCTTTACATTATGATATTTATTAATGAATTAcgaaattttttaaaagaaaaaaaatggtattATCATTACTAAAGGAACtaaggtgtgcaaacggtcggttcggtttcgaaccgaaccgaaccgataaaatcgaaaataaaaaattttaaaaatcgaaccgaatcgattgataagagaaaaccgaaccgaatcgaatcgataaatcaaaatttataaaatttcatatttttaacagtaaatctaaataataaaaacataaaaacaaaaaaaattagaaatcaaaactaaaaaatcttaaggttcggttccgttttttttttttattttgatttggttcgatttggttcgattcaatttgattcgatttttttatttcctatatatattaataatttcggttcggttcgtttttttgatttttttatgaaaataaccgaaccaaaccgattaaccaaaattatcaaaattataaaccgaacagaaccaattaaattttaaaaccgaactgattgaaccgaattaatcggttcggttcagtttttcggtttaaaccgaaaactgccctCCCCTAAAAGGAACGTTCTAGAGATTAGAACCCCCTTCTTTTTTACTCTTCTACATACATTTTAGAAATAAGTCATTTATCCTTCAATGTCTATGAACTACAACAGTGTTATTCATCAGTAAAGTTCATCTGTTAAACCTTCCAGGAAAATTGCAGTCATACAATGACAATGCGATTTCGATGCTTGTAAATTCCTAGTTCAAACAAGAATCTGTGTTTGACCAAAACGAAGAAGATAGATCAATTATCATCTTCATGGTCTGTAAAGGAAAACATGAGATGAATTCCTGAACTAAAGAAAGCCAGAAAGAAAGAAAAGCAACTGGGAGTCTGCAGTCATGGCAGCAGGCTAGCTGCAGAATATTAAACTTGGCACTCACCAAACTGCAGATGCTATGAAAATACTCCCTTGCACGAGACTTGGAATGTTAATcaaaagaaggagaaagaaaagaaaaatggcaaGTTACATTTTGAAGTCTGAATTTAGTTTTTATAAAATGGTAATCATAAACCTCTCCAACATATTCCCATTAGAGTTCCTTTCTCATATTCAGAATTGTAATTACAATACAAATCTCACACTCACTactttaactaaaaaaaaatcaaagaaaaaagaaaatattggTATCAAATAAATCCTAAAAGCTGTGAAATAGCATAACAATTGAACCTAATTGACATAATAATACCATTGATCAAAACAATTTTTAATTAGAAAACCTGACAAAAAACTTTCTAATGAAAAAGACCTGACAACAATGGCAAATAGTTTTTATCTTagcacatgtatatatatatgtatagaaagaagagagaaaaaagaaGGGGTGGGTGCGGGGGAATCCAATGGAAAGCATATGTGTTACTTGGGCTCTACTTTTGCTGGAAGTGAGTAACCTCCACTGTAATCAAAAGCATGTAAGTCATTAACATCCTTCTTAGGCACATCATTGTAAGGGTGTCTTGGAGCACCTCTTGAAGCTCCAAAGTCAGTCGCAGATGAGGAAGCTGAGGTTGAGTTTGTGTTCATTCCATCATTTTGTAATATAGTCTCTATTTCCTTCACCACTTCACTCATTGTTGGACGTTCTGCAGCTGATTCTTCCACACATTGCATAGCCAAATCCACGATCCTTCCAAACCCAACAAGATTTGTAGAGTTTCTAATGGCTGGATCCATTATTTCCTTCAACCCATAGTGTTCTTCATCATTTTTGTCCATTGCCATTCGTACTTCGCGAACAATGTACTTTCCTTTCTCAATTGGTTGCTTGGCAGTTACCAGCTCAAGCATTACCACACCAAAGCTATAGACATCACTCTTTTCTGTTAATTGTTGAGTCATGTAATATTCAGGATCCAAATAGCCCTGCAAATAAACAAAAAATTTTACATACAAAAAATTACCAAATCAAATGCTATAAAGTCTTGTATTTTTGAAACTGTTGCTCAACGTAAACATCTAGAGGCTATATTTGGAGATTTTGCAATTACTCACCAGGGTGCCCTTAACTTGAGTTGAAACATGCCCTTTTGTGCTGTCTGATACCAGCTTTGACAGGCCAAAATCTGCAACCTTTGCAGTTAAATTTTCATCCAGCAGAATGTTGGTAGACTTGACATCTCTGTGGATTATAGGAGGATCAGCAAGCTCATGTAGGTAAGTTAGCCCTCTAGCTGAGCCAAGAGCAATGCGAAGTCTCCTCTTCCAATCAAGATGAATGCCAGATCTCCCTGCAATGTGTTTTATACAGATGATTTAGATATAGAAATGGTATGACCATGTGTGATTGCGAAAGGAACTGTCCTGGAGATAAAAATACCAATTAGTTTTTTACTTTTCTACATGACATTTCAACAATAATTGGTTATCCCTTCATTGTCTGTGAAGTGCTAAAATACTTGGAATATAGGGCAGTGTTCTCAATATGGAGGCACGTAGTTGAACAGAAGTGGACGTACCTGACAGGCTTTCCCTGAGTGTTCCATTGGCCATAAATTCGTACACCAGCATCTGTTCTCCTTGTTCAAAGCAAAAACCAACAAGGCCAACAAGATTCTTGTGATGTACTCTCGACAGCAATTCAATCTCAGTCTTGAACTCTAGCCCACCTTGCATTGATCCTTGCTGAGCTCTTTTGATTGCCACTACTTGTCCTTCAGAAAGCATTCCTCTATAAACCTGGAGAGGAAGTGTAAAAGGTGACTCAGCAGTAACTTGGAGAAAATTTTCATGAATCATAACCAAAATCTTGAAGATTTACCTTTCCATAGCCTCCAGAACCTATCTCATTACtttcagagaagttgttagtgCACTTCTTAAGTTCATCGTAAGAGAACCATCTTGCTCCCTTCAATTGTGGTGCGCCTCCACTGTCTTTTCCACTTGGAGCCCAAGATGCTGGAATCCATGATATATTGACCAAAATATTTCTGATGATGCCTTTGGCAAGTATACTGGTGCCTACTTTAGTGAAAGCAAGATTAAAAATCTCATGTAGTACTTACCAAATGGTCTGCTTAATCCAAGAGCCTTTTCTGCACGTTTCTTTTGCCGAATTGCATATATCCCTACTCCGAAAAGGCCTAGAACTAAAAGGGAACAGCCAGTTACTATCCCGGCAACTGCACTAGAGTTGAGAGAAGTTCCTTTATCTCCATCTGAAACATGTTTGTGTTGTTCTTATCAATGTATCATTCTAAATGTTAGCATATAAACTACATTCATAACTAAAGAATAGACATACAAGTTACCTGGAAAGGGGTAAGGTGATGCAATAAAAAGATAGGGTCCAAAATCTTTGGGAGGCTTGTAGGTTTGATTACTCAAGTCAAACCCTATCCTGATAATTTCTGTCCTATTAAAATATTTTCCAGTAGGGGGAAATAGTGCAAGCTGCACCTGAAGATAGTCATCAACATTGAAAAAGGGGTCCTGAATAAAAACTGAACCAGGCGTCAGGCCCAATTTTACCCAGAGGCTCATCTCTAGCTCTTGAAACCTATTCACATCGGATGAGTCCTTGAAGGAGGGTGCTCGGAAGTACAATGTCCCTTCATAAGGATATGCACATTCACATCTCTGAGGGCTGAGCTTCTGCCCATAAGGGCATTGTGGATTTCCACATTTAGTCACGCTAGTGGAGTAAGCCTTAGAAGTCGGCTGCTGGAGTTGACAGTAATTAGTATTTGAGAGAGCAGAGCATACAGGATTTCCTACAAGTCTGAATACAGGAGAATGGAGCATGGTAAATGGAAGACACAGACAATACAATTTAACGCAAATTTTAgatccatgaacattctcacatTAGTGTACTTGTGTACTGAGCAGTTAGTGTCACAGAGGAAATATTATTGTTCTGCAGATCAACAAGCTGAAGTTGTGGACCAAGGCTTTCACCCATGTCCAGTTGGCCACTGAATGCATTGTTTTTTAATAACCTGCCAaggttttaaaagaaataattggTTTCTTTTACATCCCTGAAAATTTATTTAGTGTGGTCAATCAGTATTCTGTACTCAAAATCAAACTCACACTTGCTCTATCTGCTGGTAACTGAAGATTTTTGATGGTAAAGGCCCTTGAAGAGACCCGTGCTCTATAACCCTGCACACCATGTTGATCACAGAATTGCAAAATGAGTGTACACAATATCCTATTAAGTTTCCAGATGTTTCATTTCTGACCTACTGACGACTTACAACGTGGTCAACGACGGTAAGGTGGAGAACCATTCTGGAGCTTCTTGTGTGACAAAAGAGTTATTGCTAAGGTCCCTGTGGAGATAATGCATTGATCAGGATTATTTTAAAATGACAACACAATAAGTTGAAGAGCAGTAAACTGGAAAGCAACTTCCATGGAATTTACTTACACATAATTAAGGCTAGTCATTCCAGTTAAGTTTGGTAATGGGCCTGTCAGCTGATTGCGTGCTAAATTCCTGAAGGATAACATAGAATAGCGAGGGAGAAGTTAATTATACGCTATTAAGTTTCAACCAACTAAAATCAATTTCTTCTCAAAATATGTGTATGCATTTGTGTACAAGTACTCACAATTCGACGACGCTTGTAAGATTGTTTAAATTTGTTGGGACTTTTCCTGTTAGAGCATTTCTATCAAGTCGACTGCAGTAAATCAGATTAGTCAGAATCCTGCTATATATCTATGCAGAGGACAATTAACGTTTAGTCAATGACAGATGAAACTGAGGCTGATTTCACTCACAGAACCTCGAGTGTCTGAACTTCTCCTATCGAATCCGGGATAGTTCCATTAAGTTGATTTCCATCAAATAATCTGTCATTAAAGAATCACATATAATtagaaggttagaagaaatacacatacaaagagagagagagagcagagAGAGAAACGAAAACCTACGGGTGGTTGTCAAACTTACACATGTATTAGTACCATATCAGAGCTGAAAAGTTGGGAGGGAATGGGACCTGAAAGCTGGTTCTTGTTGAAATGGCTGCAAGTTTCGCAATATTTAGCTATTATTCACAGAATATTCATCTGCTTAATGGTGCTTATGAATACAGTTTATTCATTTCATACTGGAAGGGGGATGGAAAAGTTTACTCACAAGTGCTTCGCCTTTAGAAGGAGGTCCAAGCCTGGAGAGGTGGGTGTTGAAATTGGGATGGTCCCTGTCAACTGATTTTCTGCCAAGTCTAGCCAGTAGACATTGGAGAGTTTTCCCAAAGAGGGAGGGATGTTGCCGGTCAAGTTGTTTGAGTTCAGGGCCCTGTGAAGAAGGATAGTGTTGAATAAAATGAATGAAGTAAGAACAGCCCGTTGATTTTCATTATAGTTTTTTACTATACTCTTACAAGAAGGATAACTCAGCAAGATTGCCCAGCTCATCTGGAATATTACCGGTGAAACCACAACCAGCAAGGATTCTGAAAAATGATAGAAAAGGCAAATACAGCAGTTTTAATCATGGAAGAATTCAGGTGCGTGAAAAACTAGATCAATAGAAAGTTGTAACTCAATGGATCTTACAGGATGTTCAAATTTTGCAGATCCCCTAAACGTGGAGTTAGAGATCCTGTGAGTTCTGGGTTAAATGACAGGTCCctgtaataaaaattataaaatagtcTCACAACATGGAGTTTGAGAAAGAAATTACTTAATTATTTACTAATCTAATTCAATGACAACTTGGAAAGTTTCAAACTTGCTCCTGTTGTTTGCTTTTTCAGTTCAGGGAAAAAGGAGAAAAGCACTTACAAGGATATCAACTCAGTCAGGCCGCCAATATCACCACTTAGCTTCCCTTTGAGGCTCATGGTTGATAAACCCCTGAAAGaggaaggggaaaaaaaaaacccTTGAATGGTTAAAGTGAAGGTGCTTAATATGACATCAAAAAGAACAGGAACAGCTCATTATGATAGATGAGATCAGGAATTGAATTCAGAAAAACCCACAGTGCAGTCACCCTGGAATCCTTGCATGTAACTCCTTCCCAGGGTGTTCCACATGGATCTCCACTGCCCCAGCTCGGTGGAGTATTTTGCCAGGCATCTTTCAGGGACTGGAGAGCTGCAGCTGCATCACCAGAAAAAATAATCATATATGCTGTTTCTCAATATATCAGAAAATTTGTGCTTTATATAAGGTATCTATTTTGAATGTGCAACAGTACTAAAGATGCCCCGTATAAACAGAATTAGATTTTGATTTTGGATGACCATTTTCACAGAACACACAAGACCATCATAGCTTTCTCCTCCATGTTACTGCAATTCTGAAAAAGCAATAGCTACCAGCCTACCACACCATCACAAAACTAATTTGGTAATCACTAGAGTATTAATTTATTAACGAAGTTCATTTATTAAACTTTCCTGGAAAAATGTATTCATAGAATGACAATAATAACAATGCAAACAATAATCTGTATATGATCAAAACAAAGAAGATAGATCAATTACCATCATGAGGGTCTGTAAAGGAAAAGATGAGATGAAATCCTGCACTAAAGAAAGCCAGAAAGAAGAGCAACCAGAAGGCTGCAGCCATGGCAGCAGGCTAGCTGCAGAATGTCAAGCAAAGCAGTCACCAACTACAGACAGAAAAACCAAAAGACCCTTTAGTCAAAGAGTAGCACAGGAGGTGCCGGCCTGCCACATTTTCTGGAAAGTTTAGGTGGGTGAAGAAGGAACGAGGAAGCagattacaaggttaatgaattgAGCTAAAACAATGTAACTCTTGACCTGACCTGCTTTAGCTTCTTTCAATCAATTTGTCTTGTCTTAGAAGCGACTCTAATAGCTAACCATCACCACTAACACCACCATCATTATTATCATCTAATCTCTCATTGTTTTTTCTCTTTTATGTTTTTCACTCTGCACGTCTCTTTCATAATCATTATAAAAACATTTGTACGTTTACCGTTTCCTCCGCCCCTCCAACAACAACAATAAGCTTTGataattttggttactaaattactAAGCATCTTTATGAACGGCCCAATAAGAGGTATTGAGTATATTTTAAGTATACccatttttattttttgcaaCCTTACCATTATAATCATCGTTGTCCATCATGTTATGATACAATCAAGCATAACCCACTTCAATATTGTCTTTGCTTTAAATTACAACTATGCTAATATGTTTGGTATGAGCTAATTAAAGCTGTATAGAATATCAATTTTCATAATATAAATAAagaaacataaataattaattaaaatattaatttgaaaTTGAGGAAGCAGGCCATGACAAATATGAATGGCTAATCCAACCAAGAAAACAATGGGATTTATGTTGTAATGTTTATTAATTAGCATTgccatagaaaaaaaaaatgaattgttTCTTTCTATCTCTTACTCGTTTTTGCCGCATCCACTGTCTTGTATTTTTATTTGACCATAGTAGCCgaagtttaaataaaaaatattaattctatcattaaaaattaaaaattttatttattaatatggaAATTAAAATGCCCATCAAAATTcagttattaataaaaataataataaaaaaaatataccaATGAACTTTAGCTCTCTTGTTTTAATGTCATCTCAAAGACCATAAAATTACGAATTCcagctcatatatatatatatatatattatttcgtgCATTGAGTTATTATTTTACTAATCATATTATATCCCATTATAACTAGTTTTTTAGAGAAAATTtagtattttattaataaaaataataaaataagtacaacatcatattctcatgagagaaaaaaaatataaatataaataattaaaatattctatttaaaaataattatgataGAGTAAAATAATCTTTTGGGTAGTAGTTGATCTTTTtttattttgaaccataaaaaaaaaaaattatgtattaCTATCTTTTTGAGAATTTATTACTTCTATAGCTAACAAAAAATATGAAACCATCAACCATTAATAGAAGAATATGCCACTTCATTGATAGAACAACAATATTCATACTTGAGTCTCTAATCAAAAGAGATTAATGATGCATGTTGTATTTCAAATTGccaaataattcatttaaatatttaaaaaaaaatctctatCTTTTCTTAAAGACGCAAATTTAATGAGAGAAACTCAAATTTGTTCCAAACGAATACAGATCTAAGAGATTCttaaaaaatactaaaaaaaaaaaaagggaaattgaTCTAGGAGTAACCATTTATGAAAATTCACCTGTGACTGCCAAAACAAAGagataaaaaagagaaaagaaaaaaaaaagagagaagagagGAGGAAAAGGGAAACAAAATGAGATAAGAGGGTCCCATTATAACTAGTTGGTTATTGATTAATTCATCAAATTGCAATGTAACTCAAACCCTAGGGGTACACTAGAAGTCTATGTCAGAAAATCATATCATACCCAGCAATGATTGTGAAAGCAAGAGAACAATGTCATAGGAAGATTGGTAGTGGAGGCTTCACTAAGAAACAGAACAATGCCAACAAATGCGAGAAGCAGAAACACTTGGAAATAAAGTGTGACAAGGATGGGCTAACTTCACCTTGTATGATGTCTATATAAGCAACGCACAATTGCTGAATTGCTTCTCCTTGACTTAATTATCTTCACACTCTGAAGAGTTGTCTCAATAACGAATTACTATGGGTGGTGATGGTCTGATTCAGAATTggatcaatttaattttaaattaaaattggatTGAAATTCGAATTGATTAAAATTAAGTATAATCAAAACAGAATTGTTTAGTCTTATTTTTAatcaaaacaaaagaaaatttaatcatattagaatcaaaatcgaaattagaactagaaatttttcacttcatttatttttaatcccCTAGTTCTAAAACTCAATGTTGGTTCAGTTTTGATTTTGATCCAAAATTAAACAATGATCGCctgatttcaaatttaaatttttatcaaaattaaatgagctaaaaaagaaaaaatttaataattgtgGATTTTGAGAGGAGAATTGGAGCAAGGCTTCCCTACAATAAGAACTTTATGGACTCATGACTCGAAAGAGACCGAAGAATCAACTATTTGTTTTTTACTGTGATCATTTTCTAGGAAATTTCATGGATTCTGACTGGTGATTGCCAACTTGGCCCAAGAGTCAGAGATTTCGACCGTTCGATGATGTGTAAGATGAAACTTAGGAATGATGAGCCAAGCTGAAGTCTGACCCAGGCCCGGTCCAAGTATAGTCCATACTGTTGCTCAGAGAGCGGGTTGGAACCGGTTACCATAACCACAAACCGGGTCGAATATAATTGGCCCATTAATCAAGTTGGGCATTTGGCATTATCTCAGTTGTCCTCTCCAACTTTCCCGGTGGTCATTACCCACAACTCTGCCATGGCGGCAGCCACTGCTCCACATGCGCCTGCACAGGCGCCCAATCCCCTTTCGCCACGCAATCACTGTGGGTGCCTTCCGGCGCGGCGACTTTGACAGTTTCGCTACGGATGCGTGGTGCAACGCTAACGACGGCTTTGAAGTGAACAGTTGATATTTGAGGCCAAGAAGACCACCGAGTATTGAACGCTGATACTCCGTGTCCCGCCTCCTTACTTCTGTAGCCCAATCTGCCGCTGACCTCGCTCTTGAGATTGATAGAGAGCTGGAGATTGGTGTTCAGTGGCGCACATTTTCCATAGATTTTGTTAGAAATTGGCCTAGGGTTTGTCCTTTCTGTTATATGCTTCTGGTTTCAACATTAATTCCCTAAATTGTCCAAATTTGTTGGGAAAGGAAGTTCATTTTCATCCAATATCCGTGTCAAACTCATTCCTGGTGGATTATTATTGTTTGTTTCTCAGCCTCTAGGTGTTACCAATTTATTGGAAACTATCTCCTCCTCCAAATGACAGCAAAAACAGAGTTAATACCGTTTGCTTGAATTCGGTTTATTGGTGTTGCTTATCTTACCATCATTGTTGTTATTCTTGCTGTACAGGAGGCAGCTTAATGATTTTCTGGATACCCCATTAGGAAGGAGTTTTGCTGTGAGTATAATCTCTTTATACCTATAGTACTTGTGGAAGAAAATTTTTCTCTTGGTGGATATTAGTATCTCTCAACCATGATGTACTCTCAtttctgaatcatttgaatagCTTTCTGGGCTTTTGGATAAACAATATGTTAGCAAACAACCTTGGCAACTTTTTCACGGTTATGTGGTACTGTTAAAGGAGTTTTACTAGTTTGTGTGCAATTCAAAGTGGGAATATTATGAATATAGATATGAGTAGTTGGGTAGCTTCTGTTATATgcgtttgatataaaaagtttgtTTCAAAGTGGACACTGTGCATACCTGTTGTATAATATTATGGATAAATTGAAAAGTTTTAGATAGCCACATGACTGAAATTCCACGTCTTCAATTGATATTGGCGTGCTAAGATTCAAGAAAATTATCTTCCTTTCATGGGGGGGCACAGGGCATCTTATAATGTAAAATGATAGTTGTTTCAAACTTCATTCTTTAGCCACTTTTCTTTATGAATACAGTTTTTGTTTAGCGTCTTTGAGAGAATATAAAACAAAATGTTTTCATTGATGAAGTTAGTAAATGAATAGCTTTAATAGCCAGAGTTCATATTGATTTTTCTCATGTCTGTTTATGGGAGTTTTCTTCTGTCCTTTTGTGGTAGTTTTCTGGTTTTAGATGGcatctttaagttcatgtcatgCAGTTTCAattatatgtttttattattattttttttaaatactgtCCTTGTAGACTATTTGCTATTTTTCTTCCTCTGGGTATTATCCGGGACCCGGGTGGCTGTTTGGCTTCTTGATATTTGCTACATAGATTCTGCCATTTGCTGCACCTCTTCTCATTAGGACAGCAACAAATAATCTTGTCCTTAAGGTATAACATCATCATCGCTGTCAGAATTAGATGAGCTTTTTTGTTGGTTTTCAAATGTGTCCCTAGGCAAGTTTAAGCTGAAATTGTTTGGTTTTTCTATTTTTGTTACAAGAATAAGGTGCCTTAAGTAGGCTACACAAGATGGCCAGACTATAGAGCTTTAATTTGAGTCAAGATAGAGATAGAATCAACCCATATGTGCATGTGTTCTGTTGAGCTGCTTTTTGCATCAACTTCTATCAGTTTCTTATTGACAATAAATAACTACAGTGGTTCGCTGGCCTTTTATATCAAAATTTGGCAGGGGGCTTGCCCAGCATGTAAGAGGCAGTTTGTTGGTTAAAAAAACCAAATAATTCATTGTGCTACTTGTGGTAACATTGTGTGGCGGCCAGAAGAGACTTTTTGCAAGAGGTGATGGTAGAGGTAAAAACTGATCAGTGTTGAGTTTGAGTACAAATGACGAGATATGCTTGATGGATGGTAGTGGTTCACTTTACGCAGACTCTGGTCTTTGGAAAAAATAGTGTTTAGTCTATGCACTAGATGTTTAGACCTCAAGCTTTGTCATTCGTAGATAGCTTTCTCATCTTCTGGGTCCTCCTCTAGGATAGTTGAATTATTTCCATTTGTATACTTTCGTACACCCAGTTTAGAAACTAAATTACCAGACTTGAAAAATGTACAATACCCTTTGTTCATAAATCATGGCAGAATAACTTTTCCTTACTGTGCAATGGTGTGGCCAATGAGCTAGGAAAAATCTTTTGTGATCAATAGATGCTGTGTTATGAGGGAGTAAATTAAGGACATGCTTTATATGTTAGTGTCTATCTATATgacattaaaaagaaaaaaaatctaattGGATGACAGTTGAGTTTAATTTGCAATCTGTTTAGTAAATGTTGGCAAAGAAACAAGCAAAGTATCAagtaaagaaaaaggaaataataattttattttaagtgggTCCTGAGAATAGAAATTGGTGTAAATTGAAGGACTTCCTGGTTGACTAAATGTAATCGATCAACAGTGATTAGCAGACATAAACTTACTTCTACAGGCATTCTTGTTATTGAATCTTTGACTAAATGGGAACCATGTCAACAATCACCGATCAAGCAGGGAGTTGCTTGTCCTTTCAGTGCCCatgtttctttctttctttcttctttttcctaaAAAAAAGTTTCTATCATTATTTTTTGGCAATAAAAACCTCAAAAGCTGCGATCATGTTGACTAGTGATTTTTTGAAAAAAGTGTTCTAAGGAGATTGAAAAATAGAGTTTCATattcacatgtttttatttttcaaattttatttaagatttaaaaattagttttaagttattttttttactgttttcatttataataatttttttttataaaaaataataataattttttataatcaaaattatacCATAACTTttcataaataaaattgaataattatttaaaaaatatttatatataataataataaattaatcatattatttataaaataaataaataatacacattaaaaaatttttaaaagtttaagtAAGTTTGTTACTTTGCCGGGGATGTGAACTACTAAACCGAGTTATCCATGCAGTATCATATGACAGCAAGCATCAGAGAATGTGATGCTATACAGATAATCGCTAGCTGTTGCTTTCATTATGAGGAATCCATTGCGTAAGACTTGATGGAGGATTAAGTAGTCTCCCTGCTATTTTATCAATACTCAGTCCTTGTATTTCACTAGCCTGCTTCTCAGTGGCAGTGCCATGAAACTCAGGAAATTACTCTTTTACTCTTGTGAACAGAAATTGCAGTTTTCATTGCAAAGGCAGGTAATTCAATTGTCTAGTTAAGCTTGCTTATTAATAATCACTCACTCCCTGCAAGTCTAGCATGATGTCAAGTCTGAATTTTAACTACAGGAGAAGCTGGTAGATTTCAAATGCTTAAACCTCATTTTACATGGTAAGAGTTGTGCATCTGTAAGAAACTAGAAATGCTGGAAATCCACACAAGTAATTGTTTTTTGTCTTCAAACAGCAGCTTGATGTCTCCACCATTACATTTTATGCCAAGCAAGTAGTAGCCTTGAACTTTCTTTTCTCTTATCACTTGCAGAATTGTATCTGAAAAAGGTTGAAAGCTA comes from the Hevea brasiliensis isolate MT/VB/25A 57/8 chromosome 5, ASM3005281v1, whole genome shotgun sequence genome and includes:
- the LOC110667695 gene encoding leucine-rich repeat receptor protein kinase HPCA1, which gives rise to MAAAFWLLFFLAFFSAGFHLIFSFTDPHDAAALQSLKDAWQNTPPSWGSGDPCGTPWEGVTCKDSRVTALGLSTMSLKGKLSGDIGGLTELISLDLSFNPELTGSLTPRLGDLQNLNILILAGCGFTGNIPDELGNLAELSFLALNSNNLTGNIPPSLGKLSNVYWLDLAENQLTGTIPISTPTSPGLDLLLKAKHFHFNKNQLSGPIPSQLFSSDMVLIHVLFDGNQLNGTIPDSIGEVQTLEVLRLDRNALTGKVPTNLNNLTSVVELNLARNQLTGPLPNLTGMTSLNYVDLSNNSFVTQEAPEWFSTLPSLTTLVIEHGSLQGPLPSKIFSYQQIEQVLLKNNAFSGQLDMGESLGPQLQLVDLQNNNISSVTLTAQYTSTLILVGNPVCSALSNTNYCQLQQPTSKAYSTSVTKCGNPQCPYGQKLSPQRCECAYPYEGTLYFRAPSFKDSSDVNRFQELEMSLWVKLGLTPGSVFIQDPFFNVDDYLQVQLALFPPTGKYFNRTEIIRIGFDLSNQTYKPPKDFGPYLFIASPYPFPDGDKGTSLNSSAVAGIVTGCSLLVLGLFGVGIYAIRQKKRAEKALGLSRPFASWAPSGKDSGGAPQLKGARWFSYDELKKCTNNFSESNEIGSGGYGKVYRGMLSEGQVVAIKRAQQGSMQGGLEFKTEIELLSRVHHKNLVGLVGFCFEQGEQMLVYEFMANGTLRESLSGRSGIHLDWKRRLRIALGSARGLTYLHELADPPIIHRDVKSTNILLDENLTAKVADFGLSKLVSDSTKGHVSTQVKGTLGYLDPEYYMTQQLTEKSDVYSFGVVMLELVTAKQPIEKGKYIVREVRMAMDKNDEEHYGLKEIMDPAIRNSTNLVGFGRIVDLAMQCVEESAAERPTMSEVVKEIETILQNDGMNTNSTSASSSATDFGASRGAPRHPYNDVPKKDVNDLHAFDYSGGYSLPAKVEPK